Proteins from a single region of Aquirhabdus parva:
- a CDS encoding flavin-containing monooxygenase → MSQQHFDILIVGAGISGIGVACHLSRECPKKSIAILERRQAIGGTWDLFRYPGIRSDSDMSTFGYHFKPWTESKVLADGESIRNYVNETAEEYGIKKKVHFGRHVKQASWSSKQKLWTLTVHNEATNKNEKWTANFLLGCTGYYNYDAGYSPEFPDQDKFKGQLIHPQHWPENLDYTGKRVVIIGSGATAITLVPSMAGTAGHVTMLQRSPTYIAAVPSIDFAYDAMKKVLPSKVAFGLTRARNIGLQRAIYRLSQKNPKAVRRLLLAAVKHQVGKDVDMRHFSPSYNPWDERLCVVPDGDLFKVLKNGSASIETDHIERFTETGILLKSGKTLEADIIVSATGLNVQMLGGTEVIVDGEKLNPNDHLMYQSIMVEGVPNAALIVGYTNASWTLKVDIAAEYLCRLINFMDKKDYKEVVARDLVGYKTEDTVMGSIHAGYIRRAASTLPRQGSQAPWIVLNNYLADRVTLRKSTFEDGILSFDGRVPKAKKGLFKFLGK, encoded by the coding sequence ATGAGCCAGCAGCATTTTGACATTTTAATCGTAGGCGCGGGCATTTCGGGGATTGGCGTTGCGTGTCATTTATCACGCGAATGTCCAAAAAAGAGTATTGCCATTTTGGAACGCCGTCAAGCGATTGGCGGAACTTGGGACTTGTTCCGATACCCAGGTATTCGCTCAGACTCTGATATGTCGACCTTTGGTTATCATTTTAAACCATGGACAGAATCTAAAGTTTTGGCTGATGGCGAATCAATCCGTAACTACGTCAATGAAACTGCTGAAGAGTACGGCATTAAAAAGAAAGTTCACTTTGGTCGTCATGTTAAGCAAGCCTCTTGGTCTTCTAAGCAAAAGCTGTGGACCCTAACGGTTCATAATGAAGCGACGAACAAAAACGAGAAGTGGACTGCGAATTTCTTGCTCGGTTGTACAGGCTACTATAACTACGACGCGGGTTATAGCCCAGAGTTCCCAGATCAAGATAAATTCAAGGGTCAGCTCATTCATCCTCAGCATTGGCCAGAAAACCTTGATTACACCGGTAAGCGTGTCGTGATCATTGGTAGTGGTGCCACCGCCATTACTCTGGTGCCTTCTATGGCCGGTACTGCTGGACATGTGACCATGCTTCAGCGTTCGCCGACTTATATCGCTGCAGTCCCATCGATCGATTTTGCATATGATGCGATGAAAAAAGTATTGCCATCAAAAGTCGCCTTTGGTTTGACCCGTGCACGTAATATCGGATTACAACGTGCGATCTATCGTTTGTCACAAAAGAATCCAAAAGCAGTACGTCGCTTATTGCTTGCTGCAGTTAAGCACCAAGTCGGGAAAGACGTTGACATGCGTCATTTCTCACCAAGTTATAATCCTTGGGATGAGCGCTTGTGTGTGGTTCCAGACGGTGACTTGTTCAAGGTCCTTAAAAATGGCTCTGCCAGCATCGAAACGGATCATATTGAACGTTTCACAGAAACCGGTATTTTACTGAAATCAGGCAAAACGCTGGAAGCAGATATCATCGTCTCTGCAACAGGTTTGAATGTGCAGATGCTCGGTGGTACTGAGGTGATTGTGGATGGTGAAAAACTAAATCCGAATGATCATTTGATGTATCAAAGCATTATGGTTGAGGGTGTACCCAATGCTGCCTTGATCGTTGGTTATACCAATGCATCGTGGACATTGAAAGTGGATATCGCCGCTGAATATCTGTGCCGTCTGATCAACTTTATGGACAAGAAAGACTATAAAGAAGTGGTTGCACGTGATCTCGTCGGTTACAAAACCGAAGATACCGTGATGGGTAGTATCCATGCGGGCTATATCCGCCGTGCCGCAAGCACGTTGCCACGTCAGGGTTCACAAGCACCGTGGATTGTTTTGAACAATTATCTGGCTGACCGTGTGACGCTACGGAAGAGCACGTTTGAAGACGGTATCTTGAGCTTCGATGGTCGCGTGCCAAAAGCAAAGAAAGGTCTGTTTAAATTCTTGGGTAAATAA
- a CDS encoding benzoate/H(+) symporter BenE family transporter codes for MSILKDFSVSTVAAGFVTVLVGFTSSAVIIFQAAQALGASPAEIASWIWALGIGIGVTSFGLSLYYKMPVVTAWSTPGAALLISSASGLSMAEAIGGFLISAGLIILTGFSGLFERTMRKIPISIASAMLAGILIKFGMNVFVAMTSQFVMVFGMFLVYLFARRFQPRYAVMLTLLVGVIYAGFANLLTFNVVQFQFASPIWIMPVFSMQSLAIGLPLFIVTMTSQNIPGVSVLRASGYHAPISPIMGWIGIVNAVLAPLGAFALNLAAITAAICTGREAHEDSHKRYTAALSAGILYVLIGIFGATITSLFLAFPHELILAIAGLALFGTVANGLATALHQEAEREAALITFLVTASGITLWGIGAAFWGLLAGIIALVISRYRKVIQIA; via the coding sequence ATGTCCATCCTTAAAGATTTTTCTGTTTCAACGGTCGCAGCAGGATTTGTAACCGTACTCGTTGGCTTTACCAGTTCAGCGGTCATTATTTTTCAGGCGGCACAGGCACTAGGAGCCAGTCCCGCTGAAATTGCGTCGTGGATTTGGGCACTGGGCATCGGCATTGGCGTGACCTCCTTTGGCTTATCGCTGTACTACAAGATGCCGGTTGTGACCGCCTGGTCTACGCCGGGTGCAGCACTCCTGATTAGTAGTGCCAGTGGACTGAGTATGGCTGAAGCTATCGGTGGTTTTTTGATTTCAGCAGGTCTGATTATTCTGACTGGGTTTTCGGGACTCTTTGAACGTACCATGCGCAAAATTCCCATTTCAATTGCGTCAGCGATGCTCGCCGGAATCTTGATTAAATTCGGCATGAATGTCTTTGTTGCAATGACATCGCAATTCGTGATGGTGTTTGGCATGTTCTTGGTCTATTTGTTTGCCAGACGTTTTCAGCCGCGCTATGCCGTTATGCTGACTTTACTCGTCGGTGTCATTTATGCAGGCTTTGCCAATCTACTGACTTTTAATGTCGTGCAATTTCAGTTCGCATCGCCGATTTGGATCATGCCCGTATTTAGTATGCAATCATTGGCGATCGGATTACCTTTATTTATCGTGACCATGACCTCACAGAATATTCCTGGCGTGTCGGTACTGCGTGCTTCTGGCTATCATGCGCCAATTTCACCAATCATGGGCTGGATTGGGATTGTGAATGCTGTGCTAGCACCTCTAGGGGCTTTTGCGTTGAATCTGGCAGCAATTACCGCTGCAATCTGTACGGGGCGTGAAGCTCATGAAGATTCGCATAAGCGCTATACCGCAGCGCTTTCTGCTGGAATCCTGTATGTTTTGATTGGTATCTTTGGGGCAACGATTACCTCGTTATTTCTCGCGTTTCCTCATGAGTTGATCTTGGCGATTGCAGGTCTTGCGCTATTTGGTACGGTTGCCAATGGTCTTGCGACGGCATTGCATCAAGAGGCAGAGCGTGAAGCGGCACTGATTACGTTTCTTGTGACCGCATCAGGTATAACTCTATGGGGAATTGGTGCTGCATTTTGGGGGTTATTGGCGGGAATTATTGCGCTGGTGATTAGTCGTTATCGCAAAGTGATCCAGATTGCTTAG
- a CDS encoding DUF2917 domain-containing protein, producing the protein MMQHALSQQPIRIENGQYQSIQCVDGTVWLTCANDDHDYFLTAGESFNLSRCEGVVLSGIEKNTVANLQDLAVIPEYAIV; encoded by the coding sequence ATGATGCAGCACGCATTAAGTCAGCAGCCAATCCGCATCGAAAACGGTCAATATCAGTCTATCCAGTGTGTAGATGGTACGGTGTGGCTAACCTGTGCAAACGATGACCATGATTACTTCCTGACTGCAGGTGAGTCTTTTAATTTGAGTCGCTGTGAAGGCGTGGTGCTTTCTGGTATCGAAAAAAATACTGTTGCTAACTTGCAAGACTTGGCTGTGATTCCCGAGTACGCTATTGTCTAA
- a CDS encoding aminotransferase-like domain-containing protein, which produces MNAFNKPSPIPLPATFNLGETATDLEDATPRYRQLAARLQQLIEQGAFPSGSRLPSVRMLAEQEQSSPVTALTALRYLENLGLIEARPKSGYYVRAKSLLLKEPRNTTVTEAASEVALSKTIMRVISAASRPNLVQLGAASPNHVLFPVSRLRKLLTANNRTMLEAIGNYDMSMGHPELRTQIIRRYAHYSVLLKPEEIIVTVGAMEALNLCLRAVTQRGDTVAVESPIYFGILQIIESLGLKALEIPTSARDGISVDALELATRLKGQVKALIIMPTIQNPLSSVMSDSDKQYVAELMEERRIPIIEDDIYGELYFEHHRPRPLKAWDKTGNVMLCSSFTKTIAPGFRIGWVAAGRWQQEITHLKFTSSVATTSLYQIALARFMETGGYDHHLRHLREAFQLQIRRVSEAIERYFPRGTCLSRPRGGYLLWVELPKPCNTLKLFDLALAAGIFTMPGCLFSTSERFDHHLRINCGDLWTPQIEHALKQLGELSQRCME; this is translated from the coding sequence ATGAACGCATTTAATAAACCGTCTCCAATCCCCCTCCCCGCTACGTTTAATCTGGGTGAGACCGCGACGGATTTAGAGGATGCGACACCACGCTACCGGCAACTGGCGGCACGTTTACAGCAACTGATTGAACAGGGAGCCTTTCCCAGTGGTAGCCGCTTGCCTTCGGTACGCATGCTGGCGGAGCAAGAGCAATCCAGTCCAGTGACCGCATTGACGGCGCTACGCTATCTAGAAAACTTAGGATTAATCGAAGCGCGTCCAAAATCAGGCTACTACGTTCGAGCCAAATCGCTCCTCTTAAAAGAACCACGGAATACGACGGTAACCGAAGCGGCCAGCGAAGTAGCGTTGAGTAAAACCATCATGCGCGTGATCAGTGCGGCCAGCCGTCCGAATCTTGTGCAGCTCGGCGCCGCTTCGCCCAATCATGTGCTATTTCCTGTCAGCCGCTTGCGCAAGTTATTGACCGCCAATAACCGGACTATGCTTGAAGCAATCGGCAATTACGACATGAGTATGGGGCATCCTGAATTACGCACCCAGATCATCAGACGCTATGCGCATTATTCCGTATTGCTCAAACCTGAAGAGATTATTGTGACCGTGGGTGCCATGGAAGCGCTCAATCTGTGCTTGCGAGCAGTGACCCAACGCGGAGATACCGTTGCTGTTGAGTCACCGATTTATTTTGGCATCTTACAAATTATTGAAAGTTTGGGGCTCAAGGCGCTTGAAATCCCAACGAGTGCACGAGATGGCATTTCAGTTGACGCACTGGAACTAGCGACTCGACTTAAAGGACAAGTCAAAGCGCTGATCATCATGCCAACGATTCAAAATCCGCTGAGTAGCGTGATGTCCGATAGTGATAAGCAATATGTTGCGGAATTAATGGAGGAACGGAGGATTCCCATCATTGAGGATGACATTTACGGTGAGTTGTACTTCGAGCATCATCGGCCAAGACCGCTCAAAGCATGGGATAAAACTGGCAACGTCATGCTGTGTAGTTCATTCACGAAGACGATTGCCCCCGGTTTTCGTATCGGCTGGGTTGCTGCAGGACGTTGGCAACAGGAAATTACTCATCTGAAATTTACCAGTAGTGTTGCCACCACATCACTCTATCAAATTGCCCTTGCGCGCTTTATGGAAACAGGCGGTTATGACCATCATTTACGTCATCTCCGTGAAGCGTTCCAGTTGCAGATTCGCCGCGTCTCTGAAGCGATAGAGCGCTACTTCCCTAGAGGAACATGCCTCTCTCGTCCACGCGGGGGATACCTGCTCTGGGTCGAGCTACCCAAGCCCTGTAATACCTTGAAGCTGTTTGATTTGGCTTTGGCCGCAGGCATTTTCACCATGCCCGGCTGTTTATTCTCAACCAGTGAGCGATTCGATCATCACTTGCGTATCAATTGTGGTGACTTATGGACACCACAGATTGAACACGCGTTAAAGCAACTGGGGGAACTCAGTCAGCGCTGTATGGAATAA
- a CDS encoding TetR/AcrR family transcriptional regulator — translation MSHSAAENEQTTVTDLSTEAKEANAAATTTKRRSFKGMSLEERQAERRERLMEAGLQAYGTQGFFSVTVRDICIEAKLTERYFYESFKNSEALFDAIYMRLIEELQQRIMTAVMQAAPDPRMMIQLGLTAFFQLLRDEQRVTRILFIDAILVHENDGASIYKAVKRFDVMTQSFIALMVPRAQEYMALVSLISTGLTGYVSHLATRWAIGGFKEPMDDVLNACMVIYEALLLSIEQSGKNATDFWKMQKQTSYKAKS, via the coding sequence ATGAGTCATTCTGCTGCAGAAAATGAGCAAACCACTGTGACAGATTTATCCACGGAAGCTAAAGAGGCTAATGCCGCGGCAACGACGACCAAGCGTCGCAGTTTTAAAGGCATGAGCTTGGAAGAGCGTCAGGCAGAACGCCGTGAGCGTTTAATGGAAGCGGGGCTGCAAGCTTATGGCACGCAAGGCTTCTTCTCGGTGACTGTGCGTGATATTTGCATCGAAGCCAAGCTGACCGAGCGCTATTTCTATGAGTCCTTCAAAAACAGCGAAGCGCTCTTTGATGCGATTTATATGCGTCTCATTGAGGAGTTGCAGCAGCGCATCATGACAGCGGTCATGCAAGCAGCACCAGACCCACGCATGATGATTCAGTTGGGATTAACCGCATTCTTTCAATTGCTGCGTGATGAGCAACGTGTGACGCGGATTTTGTTCATTGATGCAATTCTGGTTCATGAGAATGATGGCGCCAGTATCTATAAAGCGGTGAAACGTTTTGATGTCATGACGCAGTCGTTTATTGCCCTGATGGTACCGCGTGCTCAAGAGTATATGGCACTCGTATCATTGATCTCGACGGGACTGACTGGCTATGTGTCTCACCTTGCAACACGCTGGGCGATTGGTGGATTCAAAGAACCGATGGATGATGTGCTGAATGCCTGCATGGTGATCTATGAGGCGCTGTTGCTCAGCATCGAACAGTCCGGTAAAAATGCCACCGACTTCTGGAAGATGCAAAAGCAAACCAGCTATAAGGCGAAGTCATAA
- a CDS encoding SDR family NAD(P)-dependent oxidoreductase, producing MKNFKGKVAAITGAGSGIGQQLAVLLAKEGCNLSLSDVSEAGLAATVELVKPFKINVTTQKVDVSDQAQVAAWAKETVAKHGQVNLIFNNAGVAMGSTVEGMSYKDLEWMMDINFWGVVYGTKEFLPLLKQSGDGHIINISSLFGLTAQPTQSAYNASKFAVRGFTESLRQELDMQKLGVSSTCVHPGGIRTNIAKSARMSDSLSTLGMNAQKSIKDFDKMLRILPEEAARQILNAVRHNQRRLLIGNDAKILDLMQRIMPQGYQKVFGTVTKLQARLSASKKAKAKKLSS from the coding sequence ATGAAAAACTTTAAAGGCAAAGTTGCCGCCATTACCGGCGCAGGCTCAGGTATTGGACAACAACTGGCGGTTCTTCTCGCAAAAGAAGGGTGTAACCTCTCCCTGTCTGATGTCAGCGAAGCAGGTCTTGCCGCTACTGTAGAATTGGTTAAGCCATTTAAAATCAATGTTACCACACAAAAAGTTGATGTGTCAGATCAGGCACAAGTTGCTGCTTGGGCGAAAGAAACCGTTGCAAAACACGGTCAAGTTAACCTCATCTTCAATAATGCAGGCGTTGCCATGGGCAGCACTGTGGAAGGCATGAGCTATAAAGACCTCGAGTGGATGATGGACATCAACTTCTGGGGCGTGGTTTACGGCACCAAAGAATTCTTACCACTACTGAAACAAAGTGGGGATGGTCATATTATCAATATCTCTAGCCTCTTCGGTCTCACAGCACAGCCAACGCAAAGTGCATACAACGCCAGTAAATTCGCGGTTCGCGGCTTTACCGAATCCTTACGCCAAGAATTGGACATGCAAAAACTTGGTGTAAGCTCGACCTGTGTACACCCTGGTGGTATCCGCACCAACATCGCAAAATCGGCACGCATGAGCGACAGCTTGAGCACCCTCGGTATGAATGCGCAAAAGAGCATCAAAGACTTTGACAAAATGCTGCGTATCCTTCCAGAAGAAGCAGCACGTCAAATCCTGAATGCCGTACGTCATAATCAACGTCGCTTGCTCATTGGTAACGATGCAAAAATCCTTGATCTGATGCAACGTATCATGCCACAAGGCTATCAAAAGGTATTTGGTACGGTTACCAAACTCCAAGCGCGCCTGAGTGCCTCGAAAAAAGCGAAAGCAAAAAAACTGTCTTCGTAA
- a CDS encoding fatty acid desaturase CarF family protein, with translation MLRRIAFVIFFSSVALNFAWLGFMSFDWKIIPAALIAWYLADALSGVIHMYMDYRPCTENVGLGQLFFYEGSRESEEYLSMRRAAMARISFFERVVFDFKNHHPRPLALGRRSFIYQTTSIMVFVFPLSVLLNIVCSLWTLPSWLLVGLDVLLLGMILTQYFHGTLHRDDNPWIIHAMRKTTLLMTPTMHDIHHATLDRDFATINGWSNPAVNIIFNYFKQQGKMDRSGLEPN, from the coding sequence ATGTTAAGACGCATCGCTTTTGTTATCTTTTTCAGCAGTGTTGCGCTCAATTTTGCGTGGCTGGGCTTTATGTCGTTTGACTGGAAGATCATCCCCGCAGCTCTAATCGCATGGTATCTGGCAGATGCCTTATCGGGGGTAATCCATATGTATATGGATTATCGTCCTTGTACGGAAAATGTCGGACTCGGTCAGTTATTTTTTTATGAAGGTTCGCGGGAGTCCGAAGAATACCTCTCAATGCGCCGCGCTGCGATGGCCCGTATCAGCTTCTTTGAACGCGTCGTCTTTGACTTCAAAAACCATCATCCTCGCCCACTGGCACTCGGTCGTCGTAGCTTTATCTATCAAACCACCTCGATTATGGTCTTTGTCTTCCCATTGTCGGTACTACTCAATATCGTCTGCTCGTTATGGACATTACCCAGTTGGTTGTTGGTGGGCTTGGATGTCTTGTTGCTGGGGATGATTTTGACGCAGTATTTCCATGGTACGCTGCATCGTGATGATAATCCATGGATCATCCATGCCATGCGTAAGACTACACTCCTCATGACCCCCACCATGCACGACATCCATCATGCGACTCTGGATCGTGACTTTGCGACCATCAATGGCTGGTCCAACCCTGCCGTTAACATCATCTTTAACTACTTTAAACAACAAGGCAAGATGGATCGCTCCGGACTTGAGCCCAACTAG
- a CDS encoding MdfA family multidrug efflux MFS transporter, which translates to MQKISTLNRKTLMFPLAIVLFEFCTYIANDMIQPGMIAVIREYHAGVEWVARSLTAYLIGGTLITWLLGPLSDRIGRRPVMIFGAAVFALSLLLILFSWNIETFMLWRIVQGMGLCYILAVGYAAIQEGFEEKAAVKVMAMMANVALLAPLVGPVLGAAVVSVWSWQVSFVLIAVVVVLSVIALYFHMPETMIVDKTKPASPISFKAIWTDYRTLLAEPAFVKAAACMSLFGVPLIVWIGLSPVILIKDAGMTPMEYGLCQIPVIGALVVGNVLLMKVTDRWPIARPVQWSPYFVALGLVLTAPVFVFPEHAAWFITLGMTCFAFAQGFAFAVVYRFVMTSSPQGAGVMGAAVGMVLMAGYALELELAAWLYYRYAGQGLFVMLLIFCIFFFILLPGVIKRAVLQREPTDITH; encoded by the coding sequence ATGCAAAAAATATCCACCCTCAATCGCAAAACGCTGATGTTTCCACTGGCGATTGTACTCTTTGAGTTTTGTACATATATCGCCAATGACATGATCCAACCCGGCATGATTGCCGTGATTAGGGAATATCACGCTGGTGTTGAGTGGGTGGCGCGTTCACTTACGGCTTATCTGATCGGCGGCACGTTGATTACTTGGCTACTGGGTCCTTTGTCTGATCGGATAGGACGTCGTCCTGTGATGATCTTTGGTGCTGCCGTTTTTGCGCTTTCCTTATTGCTTATTCTGTTCTCGTGGAATATCGAAACGTTTATGTTGTGGCGCATCGTGCAGGGCATGGGGCTGTGCTATATCTTGGCAGTGGGCTACGCCGCCATTCAGGAAGGCTTTGAAGAAAAGGCTGCTGTGAAAGTCATGGCGATGATGGCAAACGTTGCACTACTGGCACCGCTGGTAGGACCTGTATTAGGTGCGGCCGTGGTATCGGTCTGGTCATGGCAAGTCAGCTTTGTGCTTATAGCTGTAGTCGTTGTACTGAGCGTTATCGCGCTCTATTTTCATATGCCGGAAACCATGATCGTGGATAAGACTAAACCGGCGTCTCCAATTTCCTTTAAAGCGATTTGGACTGACTATCGTACGCTCTTGGCCGAGCCTGCCTTTGTCAAAGCAGCAGCCTGTATGTCGCTGTTTGGCGTACCGCTCATCGTTTGGATCGGGCTGTCACCCGTCATCCTGATCAAAGATGCAGGCATGACACCAATGGAGTACGGTCTGTGCCAAATCCCCGTGATTGGGGCACTGGTGGTGGGTAATGTGCTGCTGATGAAAGTCACGGATCGTTGGCCGATTGCACGTCCCGTGCAGTGGTCCCCTTATTTCGTGGCGTTGGGATTGGTATTGACTGCGCCTGTGTTTGTCTTTCCTGAACATGCAGCATGGTTTATTACGCTCGGTATGACTTGTTTCGCGTTTGCACAGGGCTTTGCCTTTGCTGTGGTGTATCGCTTTGTCATGACGTCATCACCGCAAGGAGCGGGTGTCATGGGGGCTGCCGTGGGCATGGTCTTGATGGCGGGTTATGCGCTCGAGCTTGAGCTTGCGGCATGGTTGTACTACCGCTATGCGGGACAAGGGCTGTTTGTGATGCTACTGATCTTCTGCATATTTTTCTTTATCTTGTTGCCGGGCGTGATCAAGCGGGCGGTACTGCAACGTGAACCAACGGATATTACGCATTAA
- the dnaK gene encoding molecular chaperone DnaK, translating into MGRIIGIDLGTTNSCVAVMEGDKVKVIDNVEGARTTPSIVAYKDSEILVGQSAKRQAVTNPKNTLFAIKRLIGRRYSDDVVQKDIGMVPYKIVQAENGDAWVDVNGKKLAPQQVSAEILKKMKKTAEEYLGEPVTEAVITVPAYFNDAQRQATKDAGLIAGLDVKRIINEPTAAALAFGMDKREGDRKIAIYDLGGGTFDVSIIEIADVDGDQQFEVLATNGDTFLGGEDFDLRLIDFLVDTFKTEQGVNLKNDPLALQRLKEAAEKAKIELSSAQSTEVNLPYITADATGPKHLVVTITRAKLEGLVEDLIARTIEPCKIALKDAGLTANDIADVILVGGQTRMPKVIDKVKEFFGKEPRKDVNPDEAVAIGAAIQGAVLSGDKKDVLLLDVTPLTLGIETMGGVLTPIIEKNTMIPTKKSQVFSTADDNQPAVTIQVYQGERKMAAQNKSLGRFDLTDIPPAPRGLPQIEVTFDIDANGILNVSAKDKGTGKAQSIQIKANSGLSDEEIQQMIRDAEANAEEDKKFVDLAAARNEADQLVHGTQKAVKDLGDKVTEDEKKAIDAAIDELETATKDNDIDAIKAKIEALSAVSMPLMQRVYQEAEAAQPQGGEAPAGHAHDDGVVDAEFTEVKEDKK; encoded by the coding sequence GTGGGTAGAATTATTGGTATTGACTTAGGTACAACCAACTCATGTGTCGCTGTGATGGAAGGCGACAAAGTAAAAGTTATTGATAACGTTGAAGGCGCACGTACAACGCCATCGATCGTTGCATACAAAGATTCAGAAATTCTGGTGGGTCAAAGCGCAAAACGCCAAGCGGTCACCAACCCAAAAAATACCTTGTTCGCGATCAAACGTTTGATCGGTCGTCGTTATAGCGATGACGTGGTTCAAAAAGATATCGGCATGGTGCCATACAAAATCGTGCAAGCTGAAAACGGCGACGCATGGGTAGATGTCAATGGTAAAAAATTGGCACCTCAACAAGTTTCTGCTGAAATCTTGAAAAAGATGAAGAAAACTGCAGAAGAATACTTAGGCGAGCCAGTGACTGAAGCGGTGATTACCGTTCCAGCATACTTCAACGATGCACAGCGCCAAGCAACTAAAGACGCAGGTCTGATTGCGGGTCTAGATGTTAAACGTATTATCAACGAACCAACTGCTGCAGCACTTGCATTCGGTATGGACAAGCGTGAAGGCGACCGTAAAATCGCGATTTATGACTTGGGTGGTGGTACTTTTGACGTATCGATTATTGAGATTGCTGATGTTGATGGCGATCAACAGTTTGAAGTATTGGCAACCAACGGTGATACATTCCTCGGTGGTGAAGACTTTGACTTACGTCTGATCGACTTCTTGGTTGATACTTTCAAAACTGAACAAGGTGTGAATCTGAAAAATGATCCACTCGCATTGCAACGTCTGAAAGAAGCAGCTGAGAAAGCCAAGATCGAACTCTCTTCAGCACAAAGCACTGAAGTGAACTTGCCTTACATCACTGCTGATGCAACCGGTCCAAAACACTTGGTCGTGACCATCACCCGTGCAAAATTGGAAGGTCTGGTTGAAGATCTGATCGCACGTACCATTGAGCCATGTAAGATTGCATTGAAAGATGCTGGCTTGACTGCAAACGACATCGCTGACGTGATTTTGGTTGGTGGTCAAACCCGTATGCCGAAAGTGATCGACAAAGTTAAAGAGTTCTTCGGCAAAGAGCCACGTAAAGACGTGAACCCCGATGAAGCCGTGGCAATTGGTGCTGCAATTCAAGGTGCGGTTCTGTCAGGCGACAAGAAAGACGTGTTGCTTCTTGACGTGACCCCATTGACCCTGGGTATCGAAACCATGGGCGGTGTGTTGACCCCGATCATTGAAAAGAACACCATGATTCCAACCAAGAAATCACAAGTGTTCTCGACTGCGGATGACAACCAGCCTGCAGTAACCATTCAAGTTTACCAAGGTGAACGTAAAATGGCTGCGCAGAACAAGTCACTCGGCCGTTTCGATCTGACCGACATTCCACCAGCACCACGTGGTCTGCCACAAATCGAAGTGACCTTCGACATCGATGCGAACGGTATCTTGAACGTGTCGGCAAAAGATAAAGGTACTGGCAAAGCGCAAAGTATCCAGATCAAAGCCAACTCAGGTTTGTCGGATGAAGAAATCCAACAAATGATTCGTGATGCTGAAGCGAATGCAGAAGAAGACAAGAAATTTGTTGATCTGGCTGCAGCGCGTAACGAAGCGGATCAACTCGTTCACGGCACTCAAAAAGCAGTGAAAGACTTGGGCGACAAAGTTACCGAAGATGAGAAAAAAGCCATCGATGCGGCTATCGATGAACTAGAAACAGCGACCAAAGACAATGATATCGATGCGATCAAAGCGAAAATCGAAGCACTGTCTGCAGTCTCTATGCCATTGATGCAACGTGTGTATCAAGAAGCTGAAGCAGCTCAGCCACAAGGTGGCGAAGCGCCTGCAGGACATGCGCATGATGACGGCGTTGTGGATGCAGAGTTCACCGAAGTGAAAGAAGATAAGAAGTAA
- the grpE gene encoding nucleotide exchange factor GrpE, giving the protein MSQSQTPESTVDVDVAAEQAAVEDTNVQQDPEVLLAKIAELEAQVKDVQARANADMYNFQKRVERETDNAKKYALEKFAGSLLDVVDNLERAIAAAPADSNQGLLDGVQLTHKALLTTLEKHHISVIDPAGQAFNADQHQAVGIDPNAPEGQVGNVLQKGYSLSGRLLRPAMVTVGQ; this is encoded by the coding sequence ATGTCTCAGTCACAAACTCCCGAAAGCACAGTAGATGTTGATGTTGCAGCAGAACAAGCTGCAGTTGAAGATACAAATGTTCAGCAAGATCCTGAAGTACTGCTTGCCAAGATTGCTGAACTTGAAGCGCAGGTTAAAGATGTACAGGCACGTGCCAATGCCGATATGTATAACTTTCAGAAGCGTGTTGAACGTGAAACCGATAATGCCAAGAAATATGCATTAGAGAAATTTGCTGGCAGCTTGCTGGATGTCGTGGATAACCTAGAGCGTGCTATCGCTGCTGCGCCTGCAGATAGTAATCAAGGGTTATTGGACGGCGTGCAACTGACGCATAAAGCGTTGTTAACCACCCTTGAAAAACACCATATCAGCGTCATTGATCCAGCAGGTCAAGCATTCAATGCTGATCAGCATCAAGCCGTGGGTATTGATCCAAATGCGCCAGAAGGCCAAGTCGGAAATGTATTGCAAAAAGGCTATAGCTTGTCGGGTCGATTACTTCGCCCTGCGATGGTCACTGTAGGTCAGTAA